The following are from one region of the Tachysurus fulvidraco isolate hzauxx_2018 chromosome 24, HZAU_PFXX_2.0, whole genome shotgun sequence genome:
- the LOC125140137 gene encoding pollen-specific leucine-rich repeat extensin-like protein 1 has translation MFQHEETVDVLPLHLSLYTSLTTSTPCTKPCMTPCTTSCTTPCTTPNTTLCTTLSTSPWTAKSTITSSHPMSPPQPPTVETVEEEQLEPLSPPEIMSLPQHVTPPKPVFLPQSVSPPALACPTEPVSPAISVSPPETLPVLPPETMSQPKPVSPPDTLSQPNPVALSETLSPPEPEPQLASALPPVQTDNAASIDSSPSLLKLTCGEIMDALHDELEEAEKLKEQEVSKEKEILKLVEKKEGVFKEGLFIAIRNPNKNV, from the coding sequence tTCCAGCATGAAGAAACAGTGGATGTGCTGCCACTACACCTGAGTCTGTACACGTCTCTGACAACATCCACCCCATGTACGAAACCGTGTATGACCCCGTGTACAACCTCGTGTACTACCCCATGTACGACCCCGAATACTACACTGTGTACTACCCTGTCTACAAGCCCTTGGACTGCGAAGAGTACTATCACGTCCAGCCACCCGATGTCtcccccccaacccccaacgGTGGAGACTGTTGAAGAAGAACAACTGGAGCCTTTGTCTCCACCTGAGATTATGTCGCTACCCCAACATGTGACTCCACCCAAACCTGTATTTCTGCCTCAATCTGTGTCTCCACCCGCACTTGCATGTCCCACTGAACCTGTGTCTCCCGCAATATCGGTGTCTCCACCGGAGACTTTGCCTGTACTTCCACCTGAGACCATGTCTCAACCCAAGCCTGTGTCTCCTCCTGATACTTTGTCACAACCCAACCCTGTTGCTCTGTCTGAGACTTTGTCTCCACCTGAGCCTGAACCTCAACTGGCCTCGGCTCTGCCTCCTGTCCAGACAGATAACGCTGCGTCCATCGACTCTTCACCGTCTCTTTTAAAACTGACATGTGGAGAAATTATGGACGCACTGCATGATGAGCTGGAGGAGGCAGAGAAGCTTAAGGAGCAGGAGGTCAGCAAGGAGAAGGAGATCCTTAAACTGGTCGAGAAAAAAGAGGGTGTATTCAAAGAGGGTCTATTCATTGCTATAAGGAACcctaataaaaatgtgtaa